The DNA segment TTTTGCCTGTGCCCTCACCCAATTTTTTATCCTTTCTTTTTGCCAATTCCAATTTATCATTCCATCTTTAGGACTTCTCTTTCCATAATAAGTTGCGTGCTCATTATTTTGGGCAACTGGTTTTATTGAGCCATTTTCAATACTTTCTATTACTGATTTAATACAAATCGGAAACCGTCTTTCAAATTCGGCTAAAATATCCCCTCCCGTTGTATCAGGACCAATGGGAATAACCTCCTGATATACAATATCTCCCTCATCGCAATTTTTTGAGATTAAATGCGCTGTAATACCAGTTTGAATCTCATTATTTATTATTGCCCAAACATGAGGAGTCCTCCCTCGATACTTCGGCAGTAAAGAACCATGAAAATTAATCGCATATCCTTTAGGGAAATCAAAGATAGACTCATCAACCAGATATAAGTAATTAATAGATAAAATAAAATCTACATCAAATTGTTTTAAAAATAACTCTGACTTCTCATTTCTAGGATTTCCTACAAATACTGGTAAATTAATGCTATTGCATAAATCTATGATATTATTAGACTTAGAGTCTGTGAATACAAAACCAACAAAAACCTGCTTAAGAATTTCATTTAGACAAATAAATCCTAATCTCCCACTAGCTAAAATACCGAACTTATAAT comes from the Pedobacter heparinus DSM 2366 genome and includes:
- a CDS encoding methionyl-tRNA formyltransferase, yielding MSNYKFGILASGRLGFICLNEILKQVFVGFVFTDSKSNNIIDLCNSINLPVFVGNPRNEKSELFLKQFDVDFILSINYLYLVDESIFDFPKGYAINFHGSLLPKYRGRTPHVWAIINNEIQTGITAHLISKNCDEGDIVYQEVIPIGPDTTGGDILAEFERRFPICIKSVIESIENGSIKPVAQNNEHATYYGKRSPKDGMINWNWQKERIKNWVRAQAKPYPGAFSYVNDKKIIIHKVKFVDIGFADNDVNGEVISVQEGIVVKTQNGALMLIDYEVEGSFNFEIGDILYARD